TGATTAATTGTAGAAAACAGAAAGTTTTAAGGAATTATGAATTATGGTCACGATAGATTTTGGGAAATAATAAATTATATTCAAAAATGAAAGGCATGGCAAAAGAAAAACCCCGATTTTTATTCATCGACCAATTTCGTGGTTTGATAATAATTCTTATGCTTGTCGATCATTGCTCTTACTATTTCAATTCTATTTGGAAATATCTTGACCCATTAGATCCTGTATTTACTGACTGGGGGCAAGTTGCCCTACGCTATGTAGGATATTTGTGTGCACCCGGATTTTTGATGATGGCTGGAGCCATGATTTGGTGGTCAAATCAACAACAGCGGGCAAAAGGAACTTCCGGTGGATCAATTCGTTGGCAATTTATTCAACGTGGTTTGTTTCTGATAGTTCTGCAAATGACATGGGTAAATTCTTCCTGGGGAGGTTTCACTACTTTCAAGCCCTGGCATTTTGGAATAATTGCAAGCATAGGAGTTTCAATTATTTTATTGTCATTTATTGTGAATATGCGCTGGTATTTTCAACTTCTCATTGCACTTGCTGTTTTAATTATTCATCCATTTTTACTAAAAATTCCTTACAATCCCGAAATTGGATGGCCTCAAGTTTTGATGCAAACCTTTGTTGATGCCGGCAAATTTAATAAATACCCTGTTTTGCCTTGGTTCGCAATGGCTGTTTTGGGTTCAGTAATGGCAAACGGCTGGCTAAAAATTTGGGAAACCGACAAGAAAAGAATTCAAATGAGCATCATAATTGCTTTGGGAGCATTTGCTCTGGCAACAATTGTGAGAATGAGTCGTGGATTTGGAAATATTTTCACCTACTCCGATTTTGGTTCTTATTCGTTTTTCTTTGACCAAAAATATCCGCCAAGTTTGTATTTCAGCATTTGGTGGTTCGGTTGGGTTGTGTTATTGGTTGCAGGTTTTATTGCGATAAATAAAGTAGCTCCGAAACTTTTGAGTGTGTTTACAATTCCCGGTAAGGTTGCACTTTTTTTCTATATGATGCACATTGCAATTATGGGAGTTTTTGTAAAAAGAACAGGATTTTTATTTCGCGAAGGTGAGGTTCTTGAATCTCTGATTGGTGTAGCTCTTATGTTAGTAGTTATGCTGCCGCTGTGCAAGTATTTCTATGGAGTGAAACGTAGAAGCAGTAATTTTTTCATTCGTATGATATAAAAAATTGGGAGTATAAAAAAGAAAAAATATGAAAACGTCCATTTTAATAATTTCCCTGCTAACAGCACTGTTTTTCACAATAGGATGTTCTACTCGTACTGACACACCAAAAATTTATGCCGATTCCACGATAGTCTTTCCTGCAAAAAAGCCTGACGATATTTCTTCAAAAATTACTTTTTATAGAAAAATGAATATTAAGAAAGGCGAATTGGCAGGTAAAGAAACTGTTTTTACAATTGCCGAAAAAGAAAAAGTCAGAGCTTTCATAGAGATAGAAAATCGTGATTTCTATAAGGAACGTGAATTAATGTTTCATATTGATTGGATAGATTCATATGGAAAGTCGATCTACCAAAAACAAATTTTACTAACTCCTTCCGACACTTCTTCAATACTAAAAAGTTCAATTTCTATTTCGCCTGAAACTCGTCAAGCTGGAAAATATAAATTGCGATTATATTTTTTTCGTGAACTTATAGCTGAAAAGAATTTTGTACTTCTTCCGGAATTTCAGATTATCAATGAAAATGGAGAAAGAATAATTGCAGATATTTCTTTTTGCAGAAAAGTAAGCAAAAAAACAGGAAAACGAATTGGTGTGGATACGGTATTTTTTCAAAAAGAAAAACAAAAAATTCGCGCTGTAGTCGATTTTGAAAATAGGTTTGCATATAAAAATAGAGAACTGCAATTTCGTTTCGATTGGATAGATTCAATGGGTCATACATTTTACAAAAAACAAATTGATTTACAAGCGAAAGATTCATTAGCAAGCATCAGTAGTTCCATTTCAATTTCGTCTGAAAAACGACAAATTGGAAAATATTCTCTTCAATTATTCTTATTCAATAAATTGATTGCGCAGAAAAATTTCCAATTGAAGACTAAACCAGAACCTGTTCCTGTAAAGAAAAAAAATATTAAAGCCTCAATCACGCTATGCAGCAAAATTGATAAAAAAACTGGCAATCGGATTGGAGTTAATACAATTTTTGAAATAAAAGAAAAACAGCGAGTTCGTGCTTTTTTAGATTTAGAAAATCTCTCTGAATATAAAAACGAAATGTTAATTTTCTATTTTAATTGGATAGGAACCGATGGAAAGTCTTTTTATAAGAAAAAAATTGAACATATACCACAAACCTCAAAATCGACTATTAGCAGTTCAATCTCAATTTCGCCAAAAAAGCGAATGCCTGGAAATTACATATTGAGGACACTATTGTTCGATGAAATAATTTGTGAAAAGAAATTTGAACTTAAATAGAACTAAAGTTTATTCATTTAATAAGCTATTAGAAAACGACAAAAACTGCCTTACTTTTATGTTTAGAATCAGTCATCCCGAAAAGTCGGGACTCCTGATTTCTAATTGAAAAACATTTTCTTGTTTCTAATCCACACTATGCAATTGTTTGGTAGCTTCATTCTAAAAACGCACTAACAACATTTCGGTGTGAGCAGGAAAATTGCTTCTGCATAGTGAACCAAAATAGCATGCTATAAAACATCTTTTTTTAATTTTGTGTTGTAAAATACATTTTCTATTATATTTTTGCACACTTTATTATTAAAAATTATTATTGTTAATTGTATGAAAAAGAGATTATTAAGTATTGTAGCAGTTTTTCTCATTCCTATTTTAAGTTTTGCTAGCGAAGCAGATTTAGTAATACCCGAGGATGTAAAAGGAGAAACAATTTTGTATTGGGGGTTTTTAATCACCTTTGCAGGATTTTTGTTTGGTTTATACCAATTTATGAAAGTTAAAAAAATTAGAGCTCATAAATCAATGTTAGATGTAGCTCATGTAATTTACGAAACCGGAAAAACCTACCTCATTCAGCAAGGAAAATTTCTTGCAATTTTGTTTGTCTTTATCGGAACAGCAGTTGCGTTTTATTTTGGTTTTCTTTCAAACGACCCTGAAACCGGCGAAAATCTGTTTGGATTTGGTGGAGTTATGATGATTCTTGGTTGGACCGTGATTGGGATTCTGGGATCTTATTCGGTCGCTTGGTTCGGAATTAGAATGAATACATTGGCAAATTCGCGAATGGCATTTGCTTCATTAGAACGTAAACCTATAAAACTTTTAAACATTCCGCTAAATGCAGGTATGAGTATAGGTGTTGTGCTTATTTCTCTTGAGCTGATTATGATGCTTATCATTTTACTTTTTGTGCCGGGAGAATATGCCGGAGCAAGTTTCATTGGTTTTGCAATTGGCGAATCGTTGGGAGCTTCGGTATTAAGAATTGCAGGTGGAATTTTTACAAAAATTGCAGATATTGGTTCAGACTTAATGAAAGTGATTTTCAAAATTGGCGAAGACGACCCAAGAAATCCGGGAACTATTGCCGATTGTGTTGGCGATAATGCCGGCGATAGTGTAGGTCCTACAGCCGATGGTTTTGAAACTTATGGTGTTACAGGTGTAGCTTTAATTTCTTTCATTCTGCTTGCAGTAACAAGCATAGATGTTCAGGTACAGCTTCTTTCATGGATTTTCTTAATGAGAATATTGATGATAATCACTTCAATAGTTTCCTTCTGGATAAATGGAGCACTGACTAAAGCAAAATATGAAAATGCCGACGATCTTGATTTTGAAAAACCACTGACATCTTTAGTTTGGATAACATCAATTCTATCAATCGTTGTAACTTTTGTTGTAAGTTATTTTACAATTAAAGAACTTCCAAATAATCTTTGGATATCCTTATCAGTAATTATTAGTGCCGGAACACTTGGTGCTGCTTTAATTCCAGAATTCACCAAAATTTTTACCAGCCCGAAATCAATACATGTCAATGAAGTGGTTGAGGCATCGAAAAAAGGCGGAGCTTCATTAAACATTTTGTCGGGATTAGTTGCCGGAAACTTTAGTGCATTTTGGAAAGGTATGGTCTTTTTCTTATTGATGTTTATTGCATATTATGCCAGCACTTTTGGATTAGATGGTTTTATGGTTTATCCTTCGATATTTGCATTTGGTTTGGTTGCTTTCGGAATGCTCGGAATGGGACCTGTTACTATTGCTGTTGACAGTTATGGTCCAGTTACCGACAATGCACAATCTATTTACGAACTTTCTTTAATTGAAGAAGAAAAAGATATTAGAACACCAGAAATTGAAAGAGACTTTGGTTTTAAACCAGATTTCGAGAAAGCTAAATATTACCTTGAAGCTAACGATGGAGCGGGAAATACTTTTAAAGCGACAGCAAAACCGGTTCTTATCGGAACAGCCGTTGTAGGTGCAACCACAATGATATTTTCACTAATTCTTGTGATAAAGCATACTTTGCATGTAGAACCTGCCGAAATTTTGAATCTGTTAAATCCTTATACTATAATGGGATTTTTATTAGGAGGAGCGGTAATTTATTGGTTTACCGGAGCATCAATTCAAGCTGTTACAACCGGTGCCGCTCGTGCTGTTGAATATATTAAAGAAAATATCAATCTTGACCCCAACGCTCCTAAAAAAGCAGATGTTGAAAAATCGAGAGCAGTTGTGAAAATCTGTACAGTTTATGCTCAAAAAGGGATGTGGAATATTTTTATTGCAATTTTTTCATTTGCATTAGCATTTGCATTTTTGTCTTCACCAGGGGAATCGAATGCTCCCGTTTCTTTGTTTGTTAGCTATTTATTGT
The window above is part of the Bacteroidota bacterium genome. Proteins encoded here:
- a CDS encoding sodium-translocating pyrophosphatase, translating into MKKRLLSIVAVFLIPILSFASEADLVIPEDVKGETILYWGFLITFAGFLFGLYQFMKVKKIRAHKSMLDVAHVIYETGKTYLIQQGKFLAILFVFIGTAVAFYFGFLSNDPETGENLFGFGGVMMILGWTVIGILGSYSVAWFGIRMNTLANSRMAFASLERKPIKLLNIPLNAGMSIGVVLISLELIMMLIILLFVPGEYAGASFIGFAIGESLGASVLRIAGGIFTKIADIGSDLMKVIFKIGEDDPRNPGTIADCVGDNAGDSVGPTADGFETYGVTGVALISFILLAVTSIDVQVQLLSWIFLMRILMIITSIVSFWINGALTKAKYENADDLDFEKPLTSLVWITSILSIVVTFVVSYFTIKELPNNLWISLSVIISAGTLGAALIPEFTKIFTSPKSIHVNEVVEASKKGGASLNILSGLVAGNFSAFWKGMVFFLLMFIAYYASTFGLDGFMVYPSIFAFGLVAFGMLGMGPVTIAVDSYGPVTDNAQSIYELSLIEEEKDIRTPEIERDFGFKPDFEKAKYYLEANDGAGNTFKATAKPVLIGTAVVGATTMIFSLILVIKHTLHVEPAEILNLLNPYTIMGFLLGGAVIYWFTGASIQAVTTGAARAVEYIKENINLDPNAPKKADVEKSRAVVKICTVYAQKGMWNIFIAIFSFALAFAFLSSPGESNAPVSLFVSYLLSIAFFGLYQAIFMANAGGSWDNAKKVIEVDMQEKGTPLHDASVVGDTVGDPYKDTSSVALNPVIKFTTLFGLLAMEIAISEQFSEIAPYVGIGFLAVALYFVYRSFYKMRINS
- a CDS encoding DUF1624 domain-containing protein; translation: MAKEKPRFLFIDQFRGLIIILMLVDHCSYYFNSIWKYLDPLDPVFTDWGQVALRYVGYLCAPGFLMMAGAMIWWSNQQQRAKGTSGGSIRWQFIQRGLFLIVLQMTWVNSSWGGFTTFKPWHFGIIASIGVSIILLSFIVNMRWYFQLLIALAVLIIHPFLLKIPYNPEIGWPQVLMQTFVDAGKFNKYPVLPWFAMAVLGSVMANGWLKIWETDKKRIQMSIIIALGAFALATIVRMSRGFGNIFTYSDFGSYSFFFDQKYPPSLYFSIWWFGWVVLLVAGFIAINKVAPKLLSVFTIPGKVALFFYMMHIAIMGVFVKRTGFLFREGEVLESLIGVALMLVVMLPLCKYFYGVKRRSSNFFIRMI